A window of the Trichoderma asperellum chromosome 4, complete sequence genome harbors these coding sequences:
- a CDS encoding uncharacterized protein (EggNog:ENOG41), whose amino-acid sequence MSSNNTEVPTEECYGQMCWLTVPVVDIDRAKAFYAEIFNWEISPEGVPNDRPGVKELYYFNRGKTLHGAFCVMEDGFHVINQSMGSTDAISVHPSFYVKNCKDTLEEVERLGGKKHLHKTEIGGDMGHYARFIDTEGNLIGIWSKI is encoded by the exons ATGTCGTCTAACAATACTGAGGTGCCCACCGAG GAATGTTACGGCCAGATGTGCTGGCTCACCGTCCCCGTTGTAGACATCGACAGGGCCAAGGCCTTTTACGCCGAGATCTTCAACTGGGAGATCAGCCCCGAAGGCGTTCCCAACGACCGGCCCGGCGTTAAGGAGCTTTATTACTTCAATCGCGGAAAAACGCTGCATGGCGCTTTTTGCGTGATGGAAGATGGATTCCACGTGATCAACCAATCAATGGGTTCTACAGATGCCATATCCGTTCATCCGAGCTTCTACGTCAAGAACTGCAAGGATACACTCGAGGAGGTTGAAAGGCTTGGTGGCAAGAAGCATCT GCATAAGACGGAGATTGGTGGGGACATGGGCCATTATGCTCGATTCATCGATACTGAGGGCAACTTGATCGGAATCTGGTCCAAAATCTGA
- a CDS encoding uncharacterized protein (BUSCO:EOG092D3942) yields MAANTSPALTSSSHTMTGLPLTSVPSISPTGINGSENNKLLLSLLESLRPEKRHVFLQPSDALPTGSLNVVKDTLEGFATEVGEEQEIRLKETRKRKREGWPRKEEIDVLKLRKVYVDGFETEQVWQQARRIIGSVLKFSGGLLDELEEEGEVAAAKQDDVEDGEEVDDEEEDEEEEESEEDLDAELSEDQLEDKLEDEDELEEDLEEELANGLHDELDEDGEDDEEDEEDEEDEEDGQEFVEDPDGLNDGFFNLEEFNRQSQYFEEQDAKGDPNTDRNSDDEDIDWDADPTLQSKSGSKKSSNHNLEDDDENPLQDEDEEDDDDDEDGPTFGDMALDAPEGDSEDEAMDDDAMDDEGMDMNANGVFYKDFFAPPAKKSKPGKPKKSVHFKPTQPADGDVDRAMADVRRDLFDDESENDSEDALSDVSAGDPRSRRSAHERRQAKLAEEIRKLEAASVAKREWTLSGEAAAVDRPLNSLLEEDLEFEHVGKPVPVITPEVTEGIEDMIKRRILAQQFDEVLRRRPDVDGVPNGTRRGMVELDDSKPNKSLAEVYEEEHVKNANPDTYVSQSDEKLQREEKEIQAMWGDLSSKLDALSSWQYKPKPTAPTVSVVADVAAVAMEDAQPTTASAITGESSRMAPQEVYKAGAATAEQGEIVTSGGLPLARQEMSREDKLRRRRREKERIRKAGGVDAAASTTAKGGAKKPLSAKAKMQRETIADLKKGGVKVINRKGEITDVEGKKTKVTAKIASGGSFKL; encoded by the coding sequence ATGGCAGCCAACACATCGCCAGCTCTGACGTCTTCTTCGCACACAATGACTGGTTTACCACTCACTTCGGTACCGTCAATCTCGCCCACGGGCATCAATGGCAGCGAGaacaacaagctgctgctatctTTGCTAGAGAGCCTGCGGCCGGAGAAGCGGCACGTATTTCTGCAACCGAGCGATGCGCTGCCAACGGGATCACTGAATGTGGTGAAAGACACCCTGGAAGGATTCGCCACGGAGGTCGGCGAGGAGCAGGAGATCAGACTGAAAGAGACccgaaagaggaaaagagaagggtgGCCGAGGaaggaggagattgatgTGTTGAAGCTGCGAAAGGTGTACGTTGATGGATTCGAGACAGAGCAGGTGTGGCAGCAGGCCAGAAGAATAATTGGAAGCGTGCTGAAGTTTTCGGGAGGGTTGTTGGATGaattggaagaagagggcgaggTGGCTGCCGCAAAGCAAGATGATGTTGAGGACGGTGAGGAGgtagatgacgaagaagaggacgaagaagaagaagaatcggAGGAGGATCTCGACGCAGAATTGTCCGAGGATCAATTAGAAGATAAactagaagatgaagatgagctCGAAGAGGACCTTGAAGAAGAGTTGGCGAATGGTCTCCACGATGAACTGGATGAGGAtggtgaagatgacgaagaggatgaggaggatgaggaggacgaggaggatggcCAGGAATTCGTCGAAGATCCTGATGGCCTTAACGACGGCTTCTTTAACCTCGAGGAGTTCAACCGACAGTCACAATACTTTGAAGAGCAGGACGCAAAAGGAGATCCCAATACCGATCGAAACAGTGATGACGAAGATATAGACTGGGATGCAGATCCAACATTACAATCCAAATCTGGGTCCAAGAAATCATCCAATCACAACttagaagatgatgacgaaaaCCCGCTAcaagacgaggacgaggaagatgatgatgacgacgaggatggccCAACGTTCGGCGATATGGCTCTCGACGCACCGGAAGGTGAcagcgaagatgaagctATGGACGATGATGCCATGGATGACGAAGGCATGGATATGAACGCAAACGGAGTCTTCTACAAGGATTTCTTTGCGCCACCCGCTAAGAAGAGCAAACCCggcaagccaaagaagagtGTTCACTTCAAGCCGACACAGCCTGCCGATGGGGATGTCGACAGAGCCATGGCCGATGTGCGCCGAGATCTCTTCGACGACGAGTCAGAGAACGATTCCGAAGATGCCCTGTCCGACGTCTCGGCGGGCGACCCCAGGTCCCGACGATCAGCGCACGAGCGAAGGCAAGCCAAGCTAGCAGAGGAGATTCGCAAGCTGGAGGCTGCCTCCGTGGCAAAGCGCGAGTGGACTCTTTCTGGTGAGGCCGCAGCTGTTGACCGGCCGCTGAACTCCCTCCTGGAGGAGGATCTCGAATTTGAGCACGTCGGTAAGCCTGTTCCTGTCATTACCCCGGAGGTGACAGAAGGCATCGAGGACATGATCAAGCGACGAATCTTGGCCCAGCAGTTCGACGAGGTATTGCGCCGACGACCAGATGTCGATGGTGTGCCGAACGGAACTCGCCGTGGCATGGTTGAGCTTGACGACAGCAAGCCCAACAAGAGCCTTGCGGAGGTGTACGAGGAGGAGCACGTCAAGAATGCCAACCCGGATACCTACGTCAGCCAGTCCgacgagaagctgcagcgcgaagagaaggagattcAGGCAATGTGGGGCGACCTCTCCAGCAAGCTCGACGCCCTCAGCAGCTGGCAATACAAACCCAAGCCCACCGCGCCCACCGTCTCTGTCGTTGCGGAtgtcgccgccgtcgccatgGAAGATGCCCAGCCCACAACCGCCTCCGCCATTACCGGCGAGTCCAGCCGCATGGCTCCTCAGGAGGTCTACAAGGCCGGCGCCGCCACTGCCGAGCAGGGCGAGATCGTCACCAGCGGCGGCCTGCCCCTCGCTCGCCAGGAGATGTCCCGCGAAGACAagctgcgccgccgccgtcgtgAGAAGGAGCGCATTCGCAAGGCTGGCGGcgtagatgctgctgcttctacgACGGCCAAGGGTGGTGCGAAGAAGCCGCTTTCTgcaaaggccaagatgcagCGCGAGACGATTGCGGACCTGAAGAAGGGCGGCGTCAAGGTGATTAACCGCAAGGGTGAGATTACGGACGTGGAGggcaagaagaccaaggtgACGGCCAAGATTGCCTCGGGAGGAAGCTTCAAGCTGTAA
- a CDS encoding uncharacterized protein (EggNog:ENOG41), with product MGREDQVEEREVLESIFPEEITDISETEFRINIVLDVPGEESPEEEDNEPPSFLLSVRYPDEYPDVAPHLDIIAPPNAPSHPHFNVGDDRDQLLANLDDTIQENLGMAMIFTLYSTLKEAAEQLIQDRRDAEAKVAEEAALAAEREENKKFHGTAVTPETFLKWREGFLREMEEQRLREEEERLAELKKAKIKEPTKLTGRQLWERGLAGKVEEDDVADEEDGLADGVEQLKVEAV from the exons ATGGGTCGCGAAGATCAGGTCGAGGAGCGCGAAGTGCTCGAATCCATTTTCCCCGAAGAAATCACAG ACATCTCCGAGACCGAATTCCGAATAAACATCGTCCTCGACGTCCCCGGCGAAGAATCccccgaagaagaagacaatgaACCCCCCAGCTTCCTGCTCTCCGTCCGCTACCCAGACGAATACCCCGACGTCGCGCCTCACCTCGACATCATCGCTCCCCCCAACGCCCCCTCGCACCCTCACTTCAACGTCGGCGACGACCGCGACCAGCTGCTCGCCAATCTCGACGACACCATCCAGGAGAACCTCGGCATGGCCATGATCTTCACCCTCTACTCCACCCTCAAGGAGGCCGCCGAGCAGCTCATCCAGGACCGCCGCGACGCAGAGGCAAAGGTCGCCGAGGAGGCCGCCCTCGCCGCCGAGCGCGAGGAGAACAAGAAGTTCCACGGCACGGCCGTCACGCCCGAGACGTTCCTCAAGTGGCGCGAGGGCTTCCTGcgcgagatggaggagcagcgcctgcgcgaggaggaggagaggctggcggagctgaagaaggccaagatcaaggagcCGACCAAGCTGACGGGGCGGCAGCTCTGGGAGAGGGGTCTGGCGGGCAAggttgaggaggatgatgttgctgatgaggaggatgggCTGGCTGATGGCGTTGAGCAGCTCAAGGTGGAGGCTGTTTAA
- a CDS encoding uncharacterized protein (EggNog:ENOG41), whose protein sequence is MAPGRAGAKKDAPNLNKLLADAETQYEVGNLDEAIALASKALEQTGEGGDFELKALNLLGVLNVEDGEVEEAREYFLRAVKLDEEGILEEKIGGGPEKFLFLAQLSEEGGQDSVQWFERGASALRKQIQTLNDITNRTPEQQAALDEMQSKLGGVLCAVAEVYMTDLSWEADAEQRCEALITEAMLIAPNYAETWQTVANVRISQERVDEARTALKRSLELWQDLPPEHPSVPEFPTRVALARLLMETEMEEQALMVLERLVTDDDSSVEVWYLGGWCLYVAGEKLRDAKPQQNGAEDASEEWKATWGYSRKWLTQSLKLYEQQEYEDERLGEHASELLQSINKELGEPPEGEDEEEWSGISDDEDDDEEMQG, encoded by the coding sequence ATGGCACCAGGCCGTGCCGGCGCCAAGAAGGATGCCCCCAATCTGAACAAGCTTCTTGCGGATGCAGAGACTCAGTATGAAGTGGGAAATCTCGATGAGGCCATTGCTCTCGCATCAAAGGCCCTGGAGCAAACAGGAGAAGGCGGCGACTTTGAACTCAAAGCCTTGAACTTGCTGGGCGTTTTGAACGTGGAGGATGGTGAGGTGGAAGAGGCTCGCGAATACTTCTTACGAGCTGTCAAGTTGGATGAGGAGGGTATTCTGGAGGAAAAGATTGGCGGTGGCCCCGAAAAATTCCTGTTTCTGGCTCAGCTGAGCGAGGAGGGTGGACAGGACAGCGTTCAGTGGTTCGAGCGCGGCGCCTCTGCTCTACGAAAACAGATTCAGACATTGAACGACATCACCAACAGGACACCCGAGCAGCAGGCTGCTCTCGACGAGATGCAGAGCAAGCTCGGTGGTGTCTTGTGCGCGGTTGCTGAGGTATACATGACAGATCTGTCGTGGGAGGCGGATGCTGAGCAGCGATGTGAGGCTCTCATCACCGAGGCCATGCTTATCGCCCCCAACTACGCCGAGACCTGGCAGACAGTGGCCAACGTGCGCATCTCACAAGAAAGAGTCGACGAGGCTCGGACTGCCCTGAAACGAAGCCTGGAGCTTTGGCAGGATCTGCCTCCCGAACATCCCTCGGTGCCGGAATTCCCTACCAGAGTCGCCCTGGCACGACTGCTTATGGAGACTgagatggaggagcaggCCCTCATGGTGCTGGAGCGTTTAGTCACAGACGATGATTCTAGTGTCGAGGTGTGGTACCTGGGAGGATGGTGTCTGTACGTCGCGGGCGAGAAGCTGCGCGATGCGAAGCCCCAGCAGAACGGCGCCGAGGATGCCAGCGAAGAGTGGAAGGCGACGTGGGGCTACTCCAGGAAATGGCTGACCCAGTCGCTGAAGCTGTACGAGCAGCAGGAGTATGAGGATGAGAGGCTTGGTGAGCACGCGtcggagctgctgcagagtaTCAACAAGGAGCTGGGTGAGCCTCCGGAaggggaggatgaggaggagtgGTCTGGTAttagcgatgatgaagacgatgatgaggagatgCAGGGTtag
- a CDS encoding uncharacterized protein (EggNog:ENOG41~CAZy:GH114~TransMembrane:1 (i17-41o)), producing MGFYGSSKGRRRPLTRLGLLTIAGAFFIVAIGLGVGLGVGLTQRDSHGASHQDSSSPGSSGTGVVPKGLPSGPNRTSTWQPSVNATWQIVLQDAIELDNTTTTPDPDVSIFDLDLFDNNATTFETLQRDGKKVICYFSAGSYEDFRPDKDRFNESDLGKPLDGWPGERWLNLSSPNVRSIMKDRIALAWSKGCDAIDPDNVDGYQNDNGLNLTQQDSIDFLQFLHSVASSYQMAIGLKNAGDIIPNVLDFVNFSVNEQCAEYSECTTFEPFIKAGKPVFHIEYPNGAPNIDPSRAADLCSDSGIGAGSANFSTVLKKMNLDGFVQYCDGKQYNTPLA from the exons ATGGGGTTCTACGGATCTAGCaaaggccgccgccggccaTTGACTCGCTTGGGATTACTTACAATTGCGGGCGCATTTTTTATTGTCGCCATCGGACTCGGGGTCGGCCTGGGCGTCGGCTTGACGCAGCGAGACAGTCACGGGGCCTCTCACCAAGACAGCTCCAGCCCAGGCTCTTCCGGCACCGGCGTTGTCCCCAAAGGCCTTCCAAGCGGTCCCAATCGAACATCTACGTGGCAGCCCAGCGTCAATGCGACATGGCAAATCGTGCTCCAGGACGCCATCGAGCTCGACAACACGACCACGACCCCAGATCCGGACGTCAGCATCTTCGACCTGGACCTCTTTGACAACAACGCAACGACGTTTGAGACGCTGCAGCGCGATGGGAAGAAGGTCATCTGCTACTTCAGCGCGGGCTCGTACGAGGACTTCAGGCCCGACAAAGACCGCTTCAACGAGTCGGATCTGGGCAAGCCTCTCGACGGATGGCCCGGCGAGCGGTGGTTGAACCTTAGCAGCCCAAATGTCCGCAGCATTATGAAAGATCGTATCGCGCTTGCGTGGTCCAAGGGCTGTGATGCAATCGACCCCGACAACGTCGATGGTTAT CAAAACGACAATGGGCTGAATCTGACGCAACAAGATTCCATAGACTTTCTCCAGTTTCTACATAGCGTGGCCAGCTCATACCAAATGGCCATAGGCCTGAAAAACGCCGGCGACATCATTCCCAACGTGCTCGACTTCGTCAACTTTTCTGTCAACGAGCAGTGCGCCGAATACTCCGAATGCACGACCTTTGAGCCTTTCATCAAGGCCGGCAAGCCCGTCTTCCACATTGAATATCCAAATGGCGCTCCAAACATTGACCCCTCGCGGGCAGCCGATCTTTGCTCAGATTCAGGCATCGGGGCCGGATCTGCCAACTTCAGCACggtgctgaagaagatgaatttGGACGGGTTTGTGCAGTACTGTGATGGCAAGCAGTACAATACCCCGTTGGCATAA
- the MUS81 gene encoding Crossover junction endonuclease mus81, with the protein MEDSECANAQFLAWVKEWLDIARERNSKGVTAYRNAYESLKACPIAFEHPASLQQLKGFGPKLCERLEDKLKQYCQQNGLPMPEHPQVRKANERAQQEGGDAEARPKKKTRQPKAYVPAFRSGAYALILGLSHLPEDVSSSLTKTELIEAAQPHCDASFTTPVDTTKFYTAWSSMKTLVQKELVYERGRPLRRYALTDEGWAVAKRIKETAQWQDENRSNMQQGSNLRQQPPSITVEDEGLMPNVYEAVTTADEPSIYKNIVSDGPVVLEDEDLPTFTPIILSPGSFTVHLLLDVREVRAKTDRDYMQEELVKQGVKPIMRSLEVGDVQWIAKCHDPSLLSRHGAEGDEIVLDWIVERKRLDDLIGSIKDGRFHEQKFRLNRAGVKKVVYLIEEISMDSAAYQRYEEAVQSAIASTQVVNGYFVKRTQKIDDTIKYLAKLTAMLKRTYEKKQLLVIPTKVITAQNYSRLIQHLREKEPSVGYYVTYPAFASLASKSETMTLRDIFLKMLMTTKGLTGERALEIQRRWKTPHDFVKAFHACGTDEQGKKRKKELVCSDLSRLIGRKKISRPLSHKIAEVWGDA; encoded by the coding sequence ATGGAAGACTCTGAATGTGCAAACGCCCAGTTCTTGGCCTGGGTCAAGGAATGGCTAGATATTGCTAGAGAACGCAACTCCAAAGGCGTCACAGCTTACAGAAATGCATATGAATCTCTAAAAGCTTGCCCTATCGCATTTGAGCATCCCGCGTCGCTACAGCAGCTCAAGGGATTTGGGCCAAAACTCTGCGAGAGGCTTGAAGATAAGCTGAAGCAGTACTGTCAGCAAAATGGGCTGCCGATGCCCGAACACCCTCAAGTTAGGAAAGCCAATGAAAGGGCCCAGCAAGAAGGAGGTGATGCAGAGGCAAGgcccaagaaaaaaacacgACAGCCCAAGGCGTACGTCCCTGCGTTTCGGTCAGGAGCCTATGCTCTAATACTGGGCCTCTCCCATCTTCCCGAAGACGTATCCTCCAGCTTAACCAAGACGGAGCTGATAGAGGCCGCTCAACCACACTGTGACGCCTCATTCACCACGCCAGTTGACACAACAAAGTTCTACACGGCTTGGAGCTCAATGAAGACGTTGGTTCAGAAGGAGCTGGTTTATGAGAGGGGACGGCCGCTACGCCGCTATGCATTGACAGACGAAGGGTGGGCGGTAGCTAAACGAATCAAAGAGACAGCGCAGTGGCAAGATGAAAACAGGTCCAACATGCAGCAAGGATCGAATCTCCGCCAGCAGCCACCATCTATAACagtagaagatgaaggctTGATGCCCAATGTTTATGAAGCCGTAACAACAGCCGACGAGCCTTCGATTTATAAGAATATCGTCTCAGATGGCCCAGTTGtattggaagatgaagacttgCCTACTTTCACTCCGATTATACTTTCACCTGGCTCTTTCACCGTGCACCTGCTACTCGACGTTCGAGAGGTCAGAGCCAAAACGGATCGCGACTATATGCAGGAGGAATTGGTTAAGCAAGGCGTAAAGCCAATCATGAGAAGTCTAGAGGTTGGCGATGTCCAGTGGATTGCCAAATGCCATGACCCATCGCTATTGTCTAGACACGGAGCAGAAGGGGATGAGATTGTCCTGGACTGGATCGTCGAGAGAAAGCGTCTGGATGACTTGATTGGGAGTATCAAGGACGGTCGGTTCCACGAACAGAAATTTCGACTTAATCGAGCCGGCGTCAAAAAAGTTGTCTATCTCATTGAAGAAATCTCGATGGATTCTGCTGCCTATCAGAGATATGAGGAGGCAGTGCAGTCAGCCATCGCTTCAACGCAGGTAGTTAATGGCTATTTTGTGAAACGAACTCAAAAGATTGACGACACCATCAAATATCTAGCTAAGCTGACTGCAATGCTCAAACGTACCtacgagaagaagcagttgCTTGTCATCCCAACGAAAGTAATCACCGCACAGAATTACTCGCGCTTAATTCAGCACCTTCGTGAAAAGGAGCCCTCAGTTGGATATTATGTTACCTATCCCGCCTTTGCATCTTTAGCTTCCAAATCGGAGACGATGACCCTTAGAGACATCTTTCTCAAGATGCTCATGACAACCAAGGGACTCACTGGAGAGCGCGCTCTCGAAATTCAGCGCAGATGGAAGACACCACATGATTTTGTAAAAGCATTTCACGCATGTGGAACAGATGAGCAAGGCAAAAAGCGCAAGAAGGAGCTCGTATGCAGCGACCTGAGTCGCCTGATTGGACGTAAAAAGATATCCAGACCCCTGAGTCACAAGATTGCAGAAGTTTGGGGAGACGCTTGA
- a CDS encoding uncharacterized protein (EggNog:ENOG41) produces MASEQPIEKPEGTATPSDVPGGFPVTPSTELDKPVSVNPLPAAAGAVNPIKLAPGEEVPAVGIESINEHVKLDKESYEKSDALPGVEATELPPVTSNMIPESSLPVVAAQDVHISTVNPDATTVGLAAQVPLEAKVPEVVKESQEKAGAEPEAAADPKEVEEKAQVEEELKAKVTEAPATSEGTAGLGTEKSESDNTDTIAAATAAVAATGAAVVAAAVAAKDSAVEAATPVVNDTVAAAADTANKNLPDTVKENLPAPVQETLAQQETAAKEETREEVSPEVPAEVKESITEAGKNPEAAANTTAVEEKKEVEAELLKEVKPVPAVDEPKAEETKAEEAKVEEAVPVTSATITDVQAIDSPVTEVSNVQVTKTEVPLEEAQKDTPAIEEPKVEAKAEEAKAEEPKVEEPVAEVAKTEAPTTEVPIIDTTVASEAAKTDAPAVDTPVTETDKTEVPPTEATTEAPAKANGSSGSHDDKVSEKKKNRFSAFFSRFRHKLSN; encoded by the coding sequence ATGGCGAGCGAGCAGCCCATTGAGAAGCCTGAGGGAACCGCCACCCCCTCTGACGTCCCTGGAGGCTTCCCGGTTACCCCCAGCACTGAGCTGGATAAGCCCGTCAGCGTCAACCCTCTGCCTGCTGCCGCTGGTGCTGTCAACCCCATCAAGCTTGCGCCTGGTGAGGAGGTTCCTGCCGTCGGCATTGAGAGCATCAATGAGCATGTCAAGCTGGATAAGGAGTCTTATGAGAAGAGCGATGCTCTTCCTGGTGTCGAGGCCACCGAGCTGCCTCCTGTCACCAGCAACATGATTCCTGAATCCAGCCTCCCCGTGGTTGCCGCCCAGGACGTCCACATCAGCACTGTCAACCCTGATGCCACAACCGTCGGCCTGGCCGCTCAGGTTCCTCTGGAGGCTAAGGTCCCTGAGGTTGTCAAGGAGAGCCAAGAGAAGGCAGGCGCCGAGCCCGAAGCCGCTGCTGACCCCAAGGAGGTCGAGGAGAAGGCTCAGGTCgaggaggagctcaaggccaaggtcaCTGAAGCTCCCGCCACCTCTGAGGGCACTGCTGGTCTCGGTACCGAGAAATCGGAATCCGACAATACCGAcaccattgctgctgctaccgccgccgtcgccgccaCTGGCGCCGCTGtcgttgccgctgccgtcgCTGCTAAGGATAGCGCCGTCGAGGCCGCGACACCTGTTGTAAACGACACTGTTGCAGCCGCTGCCGATACCGCCAACAAGAACCTCCCCGACACCGTCAAGGAGAACCTTCCTGCACCTGTTCAAGAGACATTGGCCCAGCAGGAGACTGCTGCCAAGGAAGAGACACGAGAAGAGGTCTCTCCCGAGGTCCCCGCCGAGGTCAAGGAGTCGATCACTGAGGCTGGCAAGAACCCTGAGGCTGCCGCCAACACCACCGCTgtcgaggagaagaaggaggttgAGGCTGAGCTTCTGAAGGAAGTTAAGCCAGTCCCTGCTGTTGACGAGCCCAAGGCCGAGGAGACcaaggccgaggaggccaaggTTGAGGAGGCCGTGCCCGTTACCTCTGCTACTATCACCGACGTGCAGGCAATCGACAGCCCCGTCACTGAAGTTAGCAACGTCCAGGTGACCAAGACTGAGGTCCCTCTTGAGGAGGCCCAGAAGGATACCCCTGCGATTGAAGAGCCCAAGGTGGAGGCcaaggctgaagaagccaaggccGAGGAGCCCAAGGTCGAGGAGCCCGTAGCTGAGGTGGCCAAGACCGAGGCCCCAACCACTGAAGTCCCCATCATTGATACGACGGTTGCTTCCGAGGCTGCGAAGACCGACGCTCCCGCCGTTGATACTCCTGTGACCGAGACCGATAAGACTGAGGTCCCTCCCACTGAGGCCACCACCGAGGCGCCCGCCAAGGCCAACGGCTCGAGTGGTTCTCACGACGACAAGGTGtctgagaagaaaaagaatcgaTTCAGCGCCTTCTTCAGCCGGTTCAGACACAAGCTCTCGAACTAA
- a CDS encoding uncharacterized protein (BUSCO:EOG092D1SC1) codes for MDDKKFLEASAKHPIVENHVYKYGTAGFRMKADLLPGVSFRVGLIAGLRSRKLNGQAIGVMITASHNPAADNGVKIVDPMGEMLEQDWESHATLLVNAPTHEELLETYKNLASQLKIDLSSPGRVVYGRDTRPSGHSLATALADALEATNTEYTDFKILTTPQLHYLTRCVNTEGTPKAYGEVSEAGYYNKLSEAFVRALRGRQIQGQLVVDCANGVGGPKLTELLKVIPKDKTGFNVKVANDDVLRPEVLNLDCGADFVKTKQRAPPNVKPAADTRFCSLDGDADRLIYYMADPEAGFFMLDGDRISSLNASFIGDLVRSAGLEEDIRIGVVQTAYANGASTTYIEKNLQLPVVFTPTGVKHLHHAACQFDIGVYFEANGHGTVVFSQEALRVFREKQPQSPAQKDALETLAAVGDLINQTVGDAISDMLMVEVILAHKGWSLQDWATTYTDLPNRLVRVEVANKDIFEATDAERRLSHPPGAQDEIDQCVRKYTTARSFARASGTENACRVYAEAATRHEADELANKVANIIKQFGS; via the exons ATGGATGACAAGAAGTTCCTCGAGGCATCGGCCAAACACCCCATCGTCGAGAACCACGTCTACAAATATGGCACTGCCGGCTTTCGCATGAAGGCCGACCTTCTGCCCGGCGTCTCGTTCCGTGTCGGCCTCATTGCTGGCCTGCGAAGCCGCAAGCTCAACGGCCAGGCAATTGGTGTTATGATCACCGCCAGCCACAACCCTGCCGCCGACAATGGCGTCAAGATCGTCGACCCAATGGGCGAGATGCTCGAACAGGACTGGGAGTCTCACGCAACGCTCCTGGTCAATGCTCCCACGCACGAGGAGCTCCTCGAGACCTACAAGAACCTGGCCTCGCAGCTCAAGATCGACCTGAGCTCCCCCGGCCGCGTCGTCTACGGTCGTGATACCCGCCCCTCTGGCCACAGCCTCGCTACTGCCTTGGCTGACGCCTTGGAGGCCACCAACACCGAGTACACCGACTTCAAGATCCTCACCACGCCCCAGCTCCACTACTTGACTCGTTGCGTCAACACCGAGGGCACCCCCAAGGCATATGGCGAGGTCAGCGAGGCCGGTTACTACAACAAGCTGTCAGAGGCCTTTGTCCGCGCACTGCGGGGCAGACAGATCCAGGGCCAGCTGGTGGTCGACTGTGCCAACGGCGTGGGAGGCCCCAAGCTCACCGAGCTCCTCAAGGTCATTCCCAAGGACAAGACTGGATTCAACGTCAAGGTCGCCAACGACGATGTGCTGCGCCCCGAGGTCCTCAACCTTGAT TGTGGTGCCGACTTTGTCAAGACGAAGCAGCGAGCTCCCCCGAATGTCAAGCCCGCCGCCGATACCCGATTCTGCTCACTCGATGGCGACGCAGACCGTCTGATTTACTACATGGCCGACCCCGAGGCCGGCTTCTTTATGCTTGACGGAGATCGCATCTCGTCTCTGAACGCCTCCTTCATCGGCGATCTTGTCCGCTCTGCTGGTCTGGAGGAGGATATCCGAATTGGAGTCGTCCAGACCGCCTACGCGAACGGCGCAAGCACTACATACATCGAAAAGAACCTGCAGCTCCCTGTTGTCTTCACCCCCACTGGTGTCAAGCACCTGCACCATGCTGCCTGCCAGTTCGACATCGGTGTCTATTTCGAGGCTAATGGTCATGGAACCGTTGTTTTCTCTCAGGAGGCTCTTCGCGTTTTCCGAGAGAAGCAGCCCCAGTCACCGGCTCAGAAGGATGCTCTTGAGACACTGGCTGCTGTCGGCGATCTCATCAACCAGACGGTTGGCGATGCCATCTCAGACATGCTCATGGTAGAGGTCATTCTTGCCCACAAGGGATGGTCCCTTCAGGACTGGGCCACTACATACACCGACCTGCCCAACCGCCTTGTCCGTGTCGAGGTCGCCAACAAGGACATCTTCGAGGCCACCGACGCTGAGCGACGCCTTAGCCACCCTCCTGGTGCCCAGGACGAGATCGACCAGTGCGTTAGGAAATATACTACGGCTCGCTCCTTTGCTCGCGCCAGCGGCACTGAAAACGCCTGCCGTGTGTATGCTGAGGCTGCCACTCGCCACGAGGCCGATGAGCTGGCCAACAAGGTGGCCAACATCATCAAGCAGTTCGGCTCATAG